A segment of the Arachis hypogaea cultivar Tifrunner chromosome 5, arahy.Tifrunner.gnm2.J5K5, whole genome shotgun sequence genome:
atatatataattattttggtttatgattttaaaagtatatatgaattttgtatgaaatattaggataatatatgtgaaaaaaaatttttaacctaACTTATGGCCACGTTTAAAAAGCGTGGCTATATCTTACTATTGGGCTCAGTAGGCACGCTTATTAAACGTGGCCATAACCTGGAAAtaggcacgctttaaaagtgtagcAATTATCTTGCTCTATCAGCACGTTTTGTAAGCGTAACCGTATCTTTTTGTAGACATAAATAGCCACGCTTAAAAAGTGTAGCTATATCTTCCTCTATCGgcacatttaaaaagtgtagccatatCTTCATCTATCGGCACACTTTAAAAGCATATCCAAAACAAAGATTCTGAGATGCTTCAGAAGCGTGGCGATACGTAAACTTTtcggtacgcttttaaagcgtgccgataggttaatacatatggctacgcttttaagtGTGGCAAGAGttgaaagcgtggcaaaaaaggcGTGCCAATGGATCTACAAAAGTGTGGCGATAGAGCAATCGACTCGCTTGCGGATGTGACCatttcaaaagcgtgccgatagctcaaaaaaTGTGGCAAAAAGCTGTCAGCACCCTTTTTAGCATTTTTCAACACGCTTTAAAAGTATGGCAGAaaacttattttcttgtagtgttttgcCTTTCAAAGTCTTAATAAAACAATATATAGTAGCTAAGTATGTATACATAATCATTTTAGGTTCGGCTCACAGATTGACTAAAATAACAGGCGAgtgtaattttgaaatttaaattaaatgattaCTAAAAGTTTACAAGTCATTTAAATAACGtgaatataatttttatacataaaaagaaaaagaaaaatcatatttaaataatcaaggttgagattaatttttttttttatttttaattttattcttaagaaCAAAAATGAAACTTAATTCATTGgttaaaaattattctttattttatcatctttattttaaatttatttaatgtaTGAAttcaatttatcaaattattaactAATCAAACTTGAATGGATCCACAAATCAACTTAACTCCCTTTTGTTTCATGTTCTCTTGTTTATTTAGGCTGTGTTTGTTTACAGAAACAGGACACTAAGACAGggatacaaaaacacaaaatcgtgtttgacagaACAGACATAgatagagacactgaattagtgtattttgtgtccatcctaatAGAAAAGACACGGAAAAACTAataagggacacaacttattttttttcgttcattattcttgttaatttttcataattatattttttattattatattttttatcttaaattttttaaataaaaaaatgaaaataaattagattttcataatttgttataGTTTATCAACAAACAGAatataagaacacaaaattttgtgtctctatccTTTATATATTGTTCTCGTTGTCCTGTTCTCAAAAACAAACACAGCCTTAATTTCTGATTTTgtgttcttttcattttttccctTTTACTTTTCAATTTCTGCTATTTTGGTTTCTGCTTCTAGATTTCTAATTGTTAATGATTCTGTTctagataaaaataatttgtttgtgGTTTATTTCTCTCTTTTGTGATAATATCTTTTGTAGTGATAAAGGTTTCTCTTTATAGGTGTTATGGTATTTGTAGTAGGTTTgaaaaaaatatcctaaaaaaagaacttgttgtttatgaaaatttttacaaatttaaaaagtatttaaatttatttgaacaaaaatattttattgtagCACAGTATGCCTgagtaaatttataaataaaaaagacttAAATTTGTCTCTATTTCTACTTATAAAATACTTTAGAATtgaatattgtgtttttttttttatcatattataGTTCATCATAATAGATATTTATATTCTTTATTAGATATAAATCTTATACTTTTTCAACGATTTGTAAGTatcgtttgatttttttttataattgaaagttttgtttcttctctccaaaaaaaaacaatttaaattGTTGGTTTTTTTTTCTCATGGGAATTTGTTGGTTCGTCCTTCTATAACAAGAATTAATATATTTCTATTAGAATTGGAGAATACTTGTGTATGGTTGTCAACTTACGATCGTACATACTCACATATTATTTAGTAAGAGGCCCATTGGGTTTTCTTCTCATATTAGTTTATTGGGTTTTCTGTTTTTGGTCATCCATGTTCTTGGATACATACTCTCTTTGGGCAAAAACCTATTGAGACCAAGTTTAAGGCATTAGAAAGTGATGTGCAAATGGGCCAAATAGGGGTATAATTGAAAGATTACGATAATCAGAACAAGGGAACCGGTTGTTACTGGATGCGGCGGGCTCCTCGGGAATGAAGAAGGAAAGTGGATTGCAGGCTTCACCCACAGGATAGGGGTTGGAACGACATTTCTGGCAGAATTCTGGGGAGTGAAGAATGGCCTCAATGTAGCGTGGACCATGGGCTTCAAGAGAGTGGTGGTGGAAATTGATTTTGCAGCAGTGGTCAGCCTTTTGAATGGAGAAAAGAAACTGGAAAGTCATCCCAATACAAATGTTAGAGAGATAAATGACATGAGAAAGAAAGACTGGAACATATTCTttgtacaaaattataaaaaaggtaATAGATGTGCAGATTACCTTACAAAAATGAGCTTAAAGATAGAATCAGAGTTTGTTTTTTGGGATATACCTCCCCCTGAGGTAGTGAGAATCTTGAGTGAAGATGATAGAGGGGTTATCTTAACCCGTTTAGtttgtaattagatttttttttcgtCTGGGCTTTTGCCCCTCTATAATATAAAAAAAGGGATAAAAATGACGCTGTTAAAAAAAGTGAATACGTGCCTAGTGCTCTGAAATTGTGACAAGAAGAAAGAGTGAGAGGAGCAAAAAATATCTACAAAACTAAAAGATTACATCCCATAGAGGCAATGAGAGGGTAAGCATTTCTTCTGTTTTGTAGGTCTTTATGAGCATTCGTGGATTTATCCCATTTTTCATGTTTCGATTTTTAAGAAGTTTCATGATGATTCAAATTTCGATATCTGTCATTTTCTAAAGAAACTTTTGAAGTTAGTCTAATTTTACTTCTTCGAGAAGTATTAGCAAAATGCACCTTAATAAAAAGCTAGGATTCTATTCATCAACTCTTGATCTAATGACAAAACACTCATAATTCAGAAGTTACTTAGGAGGATACTTCAAATATCATGGACGTTTTTACTATTTTCAACTTTACGGACAAAATTAATCCATATGAGGAGAATAATAATGTACAAATAGGTCAAATAAggatataattgaaaaattatgaTAATGAGGAGAAAAATgattttaacaaagaaaataaacacaTGACTAATGTCCTTAAAGTTGTGACAGTAAAAAGGAATGGAAGGAGAAAAAAATACCTACAAaactaaaaaattacattttataaaGATAATGAGTGTAagtatttcttcttctcttttataaGTCTTTatctctcatccttattctctctaATTCTTCTCCACTCTTCTCCAAGTGACACTTGCAGACTTGGTACTATGTGATTTCCGTGGCTTGTCATTAAGTTTCCATCACAACAATTGTTATTGTCACGTGGGAAAAAAAATTTCTGTTTCCAATTATTCATGGATTTCGACGAAACCCATAAAACTGAGAAAAGCATTCACGGCTTCATGCTCATCATGTTTTCTCAATTTTGGTCTTGGCATAGAAGTTTTTCTTTTCGGACCAGGTCCATTCTAGGTTAGTATATCTGTCAAAAAGGCTTTTGCAGCATCAAGCCACCAACTGTTGACCCAAAACATATTCACAATCGTGAAGTtttgtaaaagaaaagaaaatagtatgaaaattatttttcattttgtatcttttttttttgtctatgaAATTGTTTAACAAACCCAACCAAACAATACACAAAAAaatctttgttttttattattattattattattattattattattattattattattattattattattattattattcagtgagaatttactttcttttcttctcataTATTGTATCAATTTTCTCTTTACATGCTATCTTCTACCATATATTCATATCTTTCTTGTGAAGCCATAAATACACCAACAGACCGAGTCAACGTAAATGATCACGCAAACCTTTACCTTTCAACTTAATTAGTGTTAGAATGTGATCTGCTAAGAGGCTAGATGAATGTGGTGATCACAATGGGTTCGAAGCTCTAAAGATTATTAAAACCAAAAAAGTTAAAAGGGTGGTTAAGACAAAATGATGGTATTGGAAGCAGGaggaatgattaaaagataaaattcaaGAATGTTTAAGAGCCTCTAGCTAAGTGCATGCTATGTATCATGATTCATATAAATAAGGAGGGTGATTAATCTCAATATAAGATGTCATGCATGTTCACGTTTTGGAAAGTAATTGTGGTGGGCTAAGCCAAGTGGCAATAAGTGTGGCACCATCATTATAAGAGGGTCGAAATCAACAGTGAATTAAAAAAAGAAGCACTTTCCTTGTGAGTTGTGATCGTAGCAAATATAAGTAGTAGTGTGAAGCGCATGAATAATGAGCACAGTGACAATTAAGAAAATTCCATTACCTATGAGAAAGGAAAGAGGGTCAATTCTATAATGTTTTTTTAGTTTAGTGTCTAATTTatctcatttatattttaaaataaaaattaaatatttaaaatttattaaatgttatcaatttatttatttatttattttgataaattaaacACCATATTAAGGAGTAAGGACAACACAGTAATCAACAAAACAAATAATCCAAATCACACACATAGAAGGCCCCAACACCATGATGCTATCCATGCCAATCATGGAGACCATTTAATGAATGGAATGAAAGCACATTTGACTTTCTCCAAAGGAAGATTTGACCACCTTACTACTTTCGGTAGAATATCATCGAATATTAAGCATTTAATATCTTCTTTAAATTAAATTACTAACTATAGCACAAACACataatttaggtttaatttgataaaatttttattttttaaaagttgtagcatttttctttgataaattaaattaaaaattacttttaataagtATAAACAATAATAAGTGTATTTAGtaaaatgatttttaaaatttaaaaatattataatacacaataatataaaaattaagtttaaatattaattaatgtataaaattatattaaattttttaattttgataaacacaaactaattttaaaaatttcttctttAGATATTTTCAAAAGCACCATAATTTATAAAAGTTACAAATATAAACACACaaactttttatttatcaaacacaaaacaaaatatttatacttttaaaaaaatacaaacaccTCTCTACAAAATTTTGCCCAAGTAAACCTTAGTTGATTTCAAAATCACGGATTATCTGCTATGAAACAAAATAATGGTCACTTCAGTCTAATCAGTGATgtgtattataaattattaattaggagTGGTTCTGAATGTTTTATCCCTGGAGTTTCGGAACAGGGACGTATCATGTCTCCTTGACTCCTTCTCTTTCAGAGCTTCACCgccatttatgatttgaattcATATATATTATGAACTTGTTTAATAAGTTATGTTTTAAAAGCAACCGTGAAATTATTGATCATCACTTTCTAGTCCCTACCAAATGTAGAAAATGCGTGCTATGTTATGTTTattcttttttagaaaaatttagaaTGAATTAGTGTtgataataagttaataacaacACCCCAAAAAGAcaaaattttgtaattagaaaatttttaattgcggtttaaagtttaaaCCCGATGACCTACGAACCATGTACATTTTAACTCTTATGTTTTAGAAGGGCGTAAATTAAATGGACActaatttttaagaatggatttGCATggctgtttattattttttttctgtttaatgCACAGATCATTATGTTTATGCTCAAATTCAAAATTAATGGAAGAACAAGAGATTTTCACTATCCAATAACAAGTTTTTCcctctaataataaaaatataaaaatcacaGATGGTAGTAGTCAGGAAATAACAAATGCAAGTTCTGTATTTTCAGAAGAGGAAGCATATGATATGTTCCACACATAACACATAGGAACAGATACTCGAGCAGAGAGCCTAGGCCCACTTTCCTTACGAAACCAGGACgaaagaagggtaaaacagtcaaTACATAAGCAACCCCACAGTCTCTCATGACGAGAACCACAGGATTTACCGATTCACGTTAACCCCCTTCCTTATCACTACTTTATGGATGTAAATCTGAATTTGCTAACTCATTGCCCGACATCATAATTCATTAAAATACAAGGTTGAGAGGTGATTTGGCTCATACGATTCATGAATGAACAACAAAATTACCCGTAATGATATTAATAAGCTACGTACATAGATGAACTTTTAATGTGAAATTATCTCATAATGTGCTGTTACGatcaattcaaaaacaaaaatatataggcACGTGAAACTATGTTGACGTTGGGCTAATAAGTTATTATGTGGAAAACGAGTCTGAATCCACCAGcgaaaaaggaaaaaatcggCACTTTGaatacaaatatttagtataGAAAATCAGAAATTAGAGAATAGAAAATTGCAGTCTAGGTGTTTGTGTTATAGCATTGTGGCAGAGAGACAAGTTCGCAGTTAAACGGCGCTTCCTGTAGCCGTACCACTACCCTACCCTACCACCCCTGCCATAGTGCCATGTGCCAACCAAAACCAACGCactataatcatcatcatcatcatccttttaCTTAATGTTACAATTTACAAAGATAACGAAAATCAAGGAACTCAAAAATTAAAGCTACCATGCTGGCTGCTGCACCCTGCAACTGTGTTTGATGCTGTTTCCATTTATGCACctctaattataataattaaacaaCAATTGAAGGAAGAACCGATCAAAATCGGAGTTGGGGGAAAAATGAActagttaaaacttaaaaatagtcatgaggaaagaaagaaagatttACCTATATGTATATGCCCCCCATGGCCCGTGATCGGTAAAAGACAACAATCTGAAACGACCCATAGGTACcaagaaagagaaaattaaggGGTAGGCCACACCTCACCActaaattagagagagaaaaaaaaagctaCAGGGAAattcccttttcctttttttttttttttgttgggttGGGTTGAGGCGAAGAATAGCATCCATGATTGGAGGACAAGAATGAAGTTCAATCAAAGATACCTTGGATTTGGAACATTATGGAATTGAATGTTGGGAAGAAAGAGAGCATTAGTATATACTGAAGAATCAATAATCAGGCATGAGCTGACTGATTTTGCCTTCATCGAGAGCCATCTTGTGCTCCGTGACTTTCAACCATATGCAAACCCCAGTGAAGCTGAGGACGAGACTGGCAAGGCCACTCCCGAGCCCGATCCCAACAATGGCCAAAACAGAGAGGCCCCTGGTCTTGATGGGCGGAAGAGGGTAGCCGTAGAGATCCTTGTTCCCCAAGAAGGAGGTAGCGTTGAAGCGGGGCAGAGTGCCGGTCCGGTTGGACAAAGAAGGCGGTATGGGTCCGGAAAGCCTGTTATTAGAGACATCAAAGGTGGAGAGCCTGACGAGGAGGCCCAATTGCTGGGGAATGGGACCAGTGAGAAGGTTATCATGGAGGTCAATGACGTTGAGGTAGGCGCACATTGTGAGCTGTGGCGGGATCTGGCCCTGGAGTTGGTTAGAAGAGAGGTTGAGGACGGCGAGGTTGACGAGGGACTGGATGTCGGGAGGGATGGGTCCGGTGAGGGCGTTGGAGGAGAGGTCGAGTGATTGGAGGTAGGTACAGTTGGAGAGGAAGGGAGAGATGGTTCCTCTGAGAGAGAGGTTGTTGAGGGAGAGCCTCAAGATGCGGCCGTTGTTGCAGGTTGCCCCTTGCAGGTTGGATAGTGAGTCGTTGCAGggtttttccagattcttttctATCCAATTCTGTAGGGACCTGTTTGGATCCTCTAACGACTTCGCTAGGTGCCTCAGGCACGCCTCGTCGTTTGGATCTGACTCGCAGCTTCTCATCATCACTGCTAGTGCCACCAACACCACCGCCGCCCCGAATGCTACATCCATCTACCCCTCCGCCACTTCCAGTCAACGGGgccaaatttctttttaattaagtaaGGTGGTTTGTGAGAGTAGTAAAGCAGTTGGCCAAATTTGGTTagggagaggagagggagaggaagaagGGTCGCGCATGCGGAACATATGAAAGTAAGTAATGAGTTGAGCGGAAGTGAAAACGAGCTGGCTGGGTGTGGGGACTCGGGACTCTCCATTTGGACTCGCCTGCAAATGTGACAGCGACATTACACCCAAGGATATTCTTGTCTTTTTACTCCCTCACGTTCGATTTCAAATTACCTTTACTTTTCCATTTATTAATTCTATAGTATACTAATCACCAAGATTCATTGCTTCGGCTGTGGTTGACTTGCCTTCTATGAGTCGACCCGTGCATTATCTGTGTGACCGTATAATTCGCAGGATTCCTATGATTAGGCCTGCTCTGATCATCAATCAATGGCAAAAAACACCAATAATAACAATCTGCATCTGCCACTTTCCGCGCTTTCACTCCCAAATCAATCACTTCTTTACAGCCCAACAACCAAAATGAGAGAAAAAACTAAAAAGGGCCAACGAAGCTCATTCAAAACGTAGCCTAAGAATGACTATTATTCTCTCAACAAAACCAACTGGAACATTAGATATACACTAAATTCACGTACATACCATTCatttataattaatagaataTAAACAATGGCCGTTGGATATTTATTTGTGCTTGGGGGTATATAACTGAGGCGGGCCAAGGTGAAATCCGCGTAGCATCTTGATGTACTGAACAAGAATAATGAtagtgggagagagagagagagagatggcacATGCTCATGCTCATGGATGCCTTAAGGACACAACTCCTACACCACCATCTATCAAAATCACAATACTAAGTTACTAACAGCTCCTCTGATTTTTCAAGTTTGATATGAAaagttttaatattatttaaaaattattagtttatatttttaaaatattaaatttaatttaatatattttgattttgtttattcggttattaaattgaattttatatttatggaattaaaattttttattttaatttaataaaaagttataaataCCTCATACATTATTGTAGTTGAGATTGAGAAATTAAaggtgtaaaattttttttttaggttttacgATGAAACTATAAGTTATAAATATTCAATTTGGTTTAAATTTcggaatatgttttttttttgtattttggaTGAGTTCACCGCACCATAGATCTGTATAAAAAGACTATGCTATTTAAGTTATAGCTCATTGAAAAAAATCTCTTTTttgtttcataaaaaaattagataaaaaattgaACAATTCTCTCTATATTTAATTACAacctattttttattcttaattttaatttatttttttatttcaatttttatctttatgttaatcattaattttttttagaaataaatcttctcaatttttttaattaaaaacataaaatgtgatgtataattttttaataattattttttatttttttatcctacctataaaatatataataaaaattatattttactcttttaaatgaaacaaaaaattgaaaagatcccttccttttttttttcttaccaGGACATTTCATGTACAAATAATGCCTCTCACTCTTATCATTATCTGCTTCAAACTGATACATATGTCATATCTAAAATATTTGTTGTAAAAGAAtttatagaaaattatatataaattcacTCCAAGAAAATCATCAAAGATGATGCCCAACTCATTAGTCAATCCGTACAAACCCCCCACccacaaaaacaataaaaaccccCAAAAAAGCAAGATCGTAATTTTAAAATTTCCGGCGTCCCTTTGAAAATCAATTGGGAAGTGGCTATGGGCAAGATCTAATAGAAGCGTGTACACTGCACGTCGAAGAATGGGAACAATAGATTTTTGTTTGTGTTGCAGTTTGCAGCCTCCATGAGAGATTGCGGATCGGGAATTGGTCCCTCTTTTgtagaaatatgataaaaattagaataaacACTTGGTCTGTAGTAAACCTAAATTTTATATTGGAATAATTACTTTTGTAAGATAGATGAGTctgtttttaataaaattttcaatatatatgcggcggataaatataattttaattaaaattttaaaattttttattataaaagaattaaaaattattataaaataaattaattttataaatgaaataatttatctaaaatattaaaaatt
Coding sequences within it:
- the LOC112800462 gene encoding receptor-like protein 44; this translates as MDVAFGAAVVLVALAVMMRSCESDPNDEACLRHLAKSLEDPNRSLQNWIEKNLEKPCNDSLSNLQGATCNNGRILRLSLNNLSLRGTISPFLSNCTYLQSLDLSSNALTGPIPPDIQSLVNLAVLNLSSNQLQGQIPPQLTMCAYLNVIDLHDNLLTGPIPQQLGLLVRLSTFDVSNNRLSGPIPPSLSNRTGTLPRFNATSFLGNKDLYGYPLPPIKTRGLSVLAIVGIGLGSGLASLVLSFTGVCIWLKVTEHKMALDEGKISQLMPDY